TGCGGGCCTTTTCCTCACCGGCTTGATTTTGCTGGCGCCAGGAGGCGACCTGCTGGGTGTTACGGCGACCCAGTTGACCGTTGCTGCAATCGCTCTCGGGATTGTATCACTTGCGGTGGTTCGCCTGACCCAGCGCGCTGCTGCAATCTAGCGATTACCGGATCGGAGATAGGTCTTGATGTCCTCAACGCTTAGTCCGGCCAGACCCAAGGCTTCCAGGGTCAGCCCTTTTGCCCAGTAGTCTTCGCCGAGAATGGCGTTGAGAATATCAACCAGTCCACGGTGAAGCGGGGCGGGCGCACCCAACATCTCCGAAAGGCGGACAAAGGGGATATGGGCAAAGGGCAAATCCCAGCTTAGCCAATGACGCCATATGTCCGGATCGAGATCCGGCAGGGCATGGTAGAAGGGCGCGTTGTGTATCGCTTCCTGTACCGATGAGCCGTGACCGCCGTAGAGCACGTTGATCTGGTCGGCCAGAGACCTGAACGGATATCCGAACCGGTCCAAAACCGGCCGGCGCTCCTGGTCTAGAGCCTCTGCCAACTGCCCGGCGGCAGCCGAATTGCCCTCCTGGTAGAACCTGATCTTCCGCTGCTCTTTTTTTGCAACATCAAACAATCCGATGCCCGTCAGGGCGATCGCCGGATGGACAAGAAAATTCATGCTTTCGAGATTTGTTTCCAGGACATCCTGTTTGACGTCGAATATCGGCAGAATCGATCCCAGAAGTGCGGCACAATGCGCGGTATTTTCTGACGGAAAGAC
This portion of the Hoeflea prorocentri genome encodes:
- a CDS encoding NAD/NADP octopine/nopaline dehydrogenase family protein; amino-acid sequence: MRIAVIGNTPLSIGLTLSADLACLGHDVTLAGASKDEQNTIEHHLNLGLSIRHETAHLLSETTGPVHGIRLAQMPIDAVSDAEIIFVDTPPTDIERRIATFAPALSKGQHIHVQTHGYWAAFRTARILREHGISDVTLSECTSPTHAGGIMDGVITPHVVRKSLALGVFPSENTAHCAALLGSILPIFDVKQDVLETNLESMNFLVHPAIALTGIGLFDVAKKEQRKIRFYQEGNSAAAGQLAEALDQERRPVLDRFGYPFRSLADQINVLYGGHGSSVQEAIHNAPFYHALPDLDPDIWRHWLSWDLPFAHIPFVRLSEMLGAPAPLHRGLVDILNAILGEDYWAKGLTLEALGLAGLSVEDIKTYLRSGNR